A section of the bacterium genome encodes:
- a CDS encoding M23 family metallopeptidase produces MKKQKKSTVFTFMFIPERHWGVKKWIVSRKWLKNAAIAMACFTVISAISITYSARDVFLSLSQEKKEDRIELLESKIRVLKTELYEAQVTLARLDTFEQKLRTMARVEKSGLAIGPLTEEEQNIIDHKENPLDFSQIGEIKEDDFAALEMTAKNIQRKASIREQSLQHLYELLRDQSSLIAATPSIWPVRGWVSSHYGKRISPFTGQVKHHHGVDIPAPIGTKVLAAADGVVIKVATESGYGKVVSIRHGYGMVTRYGHNSKNLVKVGQKVKRGEVVAEVGNTGRSTGPHLHYEVRINGVPVNPMKYMVD; encoded by the coding sequence ATGAAAAAACAGAAAAAAAGTACGGTTTTTACCTTCATGTTCATTCCTGAGCGGCATTGGGGCGTTAAAAAGTGGATTGTCAGCAGAAAATGGCTGAAAAATGCGGCTATAGCCATGGCTTGCTTTACCGTTATTTCAGCAATTTCTATAACGTACAGTGCGCGGGACGTATTTTTGTCTTTATCACAAGAAAAAAAAGAAGATCGTATTGAGTTACTTGAAAGCAAAATACGGGTTTTAAAAACAGAGTTGTATGAAGCTCAGGTAACTCTAGCGCGTTTGGATACTTTTGAGCAAAAACTTAGAACGATGGCTCGTGTTGAAAAGAGTGGTTTAGCCATTGGTCCTTTAACGGAAGAAGAGCAAAATATCATTGACCACAAAGAAAATCCTTTGGATTTTTCACAAATTGGAGAAATCAAAGAGGATGATTTTGCTGCACTTGAGATGACCGCAAAAAATATTCAGAGAAAAGCCAGCATCAGGGAGCAGAGCTTGCAGCATTTGTATGAATTGTTAAGAGATCAGAGCTCATTGATTGCCGCTACACCATCAATTTGGCCAGTCCGTGGTTGGGTGTCCTCCCACTATGGTAAGAGGATTTCACCTTTTACTGGGCAAGTAAAGCATCATCATGGGGTTGATATTCCGGCACCAATTGGCACAAAGGTATTGGCAGCGGCAGATGGCGTTGTTATAAAAGTTGCTACAGAAAGTGGCTATGGCAAAGTGGTTAGTATCCGCCATGGCTATGGCATGGTGACGCGTTATGGACATAATTCAAAAAATTTAGTGAAAGTTGGACAAAAAGTGAAGCGTGGAGAAGTTGTTGCTGAAGTTGGGAACACAGGACGTTCTACTGGCCCACACCTTCATTATGAAGTTAGAATCAATGGGGTTCCAGTCAACCCTATGAAGTATATGGTTGACTAA
- the secA gene encoding preprotein translocase subunit SecA — MANITKKIFGTQNDRDLKAFQPWVDKINLLEPEMMALSDQALKAKTQQFKEHLAQIADEDKQIAELDKLLPEAFAVCREAGRRALGMRHFDVQLIGGIALHQGKIAEMRTGEGKTLVATLPVYLNALLGKGVHVVTVNDYLAKRDSEWMGQLYNFLGLTVGNVVNGMMDEERRDAYACDVTYGQNNEFGFDYLRDNMKYRLEDYVQREHYFAIVDEVDSILIDEARTPLIISGPTDDSTDKYYVVNKVIPHLTNEKDYTLDEKTKSALLTEQGVAKVEELLKIENLYAPEHMELVHHVNQALRAHTLFHKDVDYMVKDGEVMIVDEFTGRLMQGRRWSDGLHQAIEAKENVNIENENQTLASITFQNYFRMFKKLSGMTGTAETEAEEFHKIYKLDVMVIPTNKPIARLDDPDIIYRTEQDKFKYIADDIKEKNVLGQPVLVGTVSIEKSEKLSNYLKRLGVKHNVLNAKQHENEAGIVKHAGQKGQVTIATNMAGRGTDIVLGEGVVDLGGLHIIGTERHESRRIDNQLRGRAGRQGDPGSSRFYLSLEDDLMRIFASDWVQKLLDWAGMKDGEAIEHKMTTKAIENAQRTIEGQNFDIRKHLLKYDDVMNQQRQVIYSQRKAVLGEGAIDKILEDDIEAVAEELVLQHTNQGDSQEWDWDSLEDNLKRVFNFSDDQLNTIKTGQYKSQEDLRDVLCDEALANLKDKQEQHSSELMDAIKREIKLRTIDGLWKDHLLNMDHLKEAVGWEGYAQKDPLVVYRIKGFEMFSQMLYSISQTSLERIFHVQVNVSEQDDAQEMFAQRSQQRSKTGRGQGIALPNRPKANDTNIHTTVRREGEKVGRNDPCPCGSGKKYKKCHGAD; from the coding sequence TTGGCAAACATCACAAAAAAAATTTTTGGTACGCAAAACGATAGAGACTTAAAAGCTTTTCAACCATGGGTAGATAAAATTAATCTTTTGGAGCCAGAGATGATGGCTTTGAGTGATCAAGCTTTAAAAGCGAAAACCCAACAGTTTAAAGAGCATTTAGCGCAAATAGCCGATGAAGATAAGCAAATAGCTGAATTGGATAAACTGTTACCAGAAGCCTTTGCTGTATGTAGAGAAGCGGGTAGAAGAGCTTTAGGAATGCGGCACTTTGATGTTCAGTTGATTGGTGGCATAGCGCTTCACCAAGGAAAAATTGCCGAGATGCGCACGGGTGAAGGTAAGACTTTGGTGGCAACTTTACCAGTTTATCTAAATGCCTTGTTGGGAAAAGGTGTTCATGTTGTAACCGTTAATGATTACTTGGCTAAGCGTGATTCAGAGTGGATGGGGCAACTGTATAACTTTTTAGGCTTAACTGTGGGTAATGTTGTCAACGGTATGATGGACGAAGAGCGTAGGGATGCCTATGCCTGTGATGTAACTTATGGTCAGAATAATGAATTTGGTTTTGATTACTTAAGAGATAACATGAAGTATCGTTTGGAAGACTATGTTCAACGTGAGCATTATTTTGCCATTGTTGATGAAGTTGACTCTATTCTAATTGATGAGGCCAGAACGCCTCTTATTATTTCTGGTCCAACCGATGATTCTACAGATAAATATTATGTAGTTAACAAAGTGATTCCGCATTTGACCAACGAAAAAGATTATACACTGGATGAAAAAACCAAAAGTGCCTTGCTGACGGAGCAAGGTGTTGCCAAAGTTGAAGAACTGTTAAAAATAGAGAATTTATATGCTCCAGAACATATGGAGTTGGTTCACCACGTTAACCAAGCTTTAAGAGCACATACTTTATTTCATAAAGATGTAGACTACATGGTTAAAGATGGTGAAGTTATGATTGTTGATGAGTTCACCGGTCGTTTAATGCAGGGTAGACGCTGGTCAGATGGTTTACACCAGGCTATAGAAGCAAAAGAAAATGTTAATATTGAAAACGAGAATCAAACTTTAGCCTCAATTACGTTCCAAAATTACTTTAGGATGTTTAAGAAACTTTCTGGGATGACAGGTACTGCAGAAACGGAAGCTGAAGAGTTTCATAAAATATATAAGCTTGATGTTATGGTTATTCCAACCAATAAGCCTATTGCCAGATTGGATGACCCTGATATCATTTACAGAACAGAACAAGATAAATTTAAATATATTGCAGATGATATCAAGGAAAAAAATGTTCTTGGACAGCCTGTTTTGGTGGGAACCGTTTCTATTGAGAAGTCAGAAAAACTTTCTAATTATCTTAAACGTTTGGGTGTAAAACACAATGTTCTCAATGCAAAGCAACATGAAAATGAGGCGGGTATTGTTAAGCATGCTGGACAAAAAGGCCAAGTGACGATTGCTACAAATATGGCCGGTCGTGGAACAGATATTGTCTTGGGTGAGGGCGTTGTTGATTTAGGTGGTTTGCATATTATTGGTACTGAAAGACATGAGTCAAGACGTATTGATAACCAGCTTAGAGGACGTGCTGGTCGGCAAGGTGATCCTGGGTCCTCACGTTTTTACTTGTCACTAGAAGATGACTTGATGCGTATTTTTGCCAGCGATTGGGTGCAAAAACTGCTTGATTGGGCTGGTATGAAAGACGGCGAAGCCATTGAGCATAAAATGACAACCAAAGCCATTGAAAATGCGCAAAGAACCATTGAAGGGCAAAACTTTGATATTCGTAAGCACCTTTTAAAATATGACGATGTCATGAATCAACAACGGCAAGTTATTTATTCTCAACGTAAAGCGGTTTTAGGTGAAGGTGCTATTGATAAAATTCTAGAAGACGACATAGAAGCTGTAGCGGAAGAGCTGGTTCTACAACATACAAACCAGGGTGATAGTCAAGAGTGGGATTGGGACAGCTTAGAAGACAACTTAAAGCGGGTTTTTAACTTTAGTGATGATCAACTCAATACAATTAAAACGGGTCAATACAAAAGCCAGGAAGACTTAAGAGATGTGTTGTGCGATGAAGCTCTGGCTAACCTTAAGGACAAGCAGGAACAACACTCTTCTGAGTTGATGGATGCTATTAAAAGAGAAATAAAACTCAGAACCATAGATGGCCTGTGGAAAGATCATTTATTGAATATGGATCACCTTAAAGAAGCTGTTGGTTGGGAAGGCTACGCACAAAAAGATCCCTTGGTAGTCTATAGGATTAAGGGTTTTGAGATGTTTTCTCAGATGCTGTACTCGATTTCGCAGACAAGTTTGGAAAGAATATTTCATGTTCAAGTCAATGTTTCAGAGCAGGATGATGCACAAGAAATGTTTGCTCAAAGAAGTCAACAAAGATCAAAAACAGGTCGAGGCCAAGGAATAGCTTTGCCCAATAGACCAAAAGCCAATGATACCAATATTCATACAACTGTTCGCAGAGAGGGTGAAAAGGTAGGCAGGAATGACCCCTGTCCATGTGGCTCGGGTAAAAAATATAAAAAATGTCATGGAGCAGACTGA
- a CDS encoding heme-dependent peroxidase, translated as MEQTEVKDTDQHQAECIVPETFEGWATLHLMYTIDWRKWSLLSEGEQEQNLGQLQHFLENNETLDNEQGHSAIFAQLGHKGDLMLLHFRKTLEQLKQVENEFALLNIADFLEKKHSYVSYVELGMYAFTHKLHAELLDKGLKPNSDEWQSAWTENMKEQEARVHNRLFTNIPDEKYLCFYPMNKLRNDVNNWYTVPFEKRQSMMLEHGMIGRKYAGKVNQIISGSIGFDDWEWGVDLFANDPIVFKKLVYEMRYDEASALYGEFGPFYIAYRLRPNDLEGFFVS; from the coding sequence ATGGAGCAGACTGAAGTGAAAGACACAGATCAACATCAAGCAGAGTGTATAGTCCCAGAAACCTTTGAAGGTTGGGCAACTTTACATTTAATGTACACCATTGACTGGAGAAAGTGGTCTCTTTTAAGTGAAGGTGAGCAAGAGCAAAACTTGGGACAGCTGCAGCATTTCTTAGAAAATAATGAGACGCTTGACAATGAACAAGGACATTCAGCCATCTTTGCTCAGCTGGGTCATAAAGGTGACTTGATGTTGCTGCATTTTCGTAAAACTTTAGAGCAGTTAAAACAGGTAGAAAATGAATTTGCTTTACTCAATATTGCAGACTTTTTAGAAAAAAAACATTCTTATGTGTCTTATGTAGAGCTTGGCATGTATGCATTTACCCATAAATTACATGCGGAATTATTGGATAAGGGTTTAAAACCAAACTCAGATGAGTGGCAAAGCGCATGGACAGAAAATATGAAAGAGCAAGAGGCGCGCGTTCATAACCGTTTATTTACAAATATTCCAGATGAAAAGTATCTTTGTTTTTACCCCATGAATAAACTGCGCAACGATGTGAATAACTGGTACACCGTTCCGTTTGAAAAACGTCAGAGTATGATGCTTGAACATGGCATGATTGGTCGAAAGTACGCAGGTAAAGTCAATCAAATTATATCTGGCAGTATTGGTTTTGATGACTGGGAGTGGGGTGTAGATTTGTTTGCCAATGATCCCATTGTATTTAAAAAGCTGGTTTATGAAATGCGCTATGATGAAGCCAGTGCTCTTTACGGTGAGTTTGGTCCATTTTATATTGCCTACAGACTCAGACCCAATGATCTTGAAGGTTTTTTTGTGAGTTAA
- a CDS encoding dienelactone hydrolase family protein — protein MHMRQVTILSTLFVLSLFFIPLSSAMTNKSVTKEKDIETEKIKYSWDDQEFHGYLAKPKKLKKHTPAILIVHEWWGHNAYAQKRAEMLAEEGYIALAIDMYGNGEKAQHPSEAGKMASRVSGNIDLMKKRFHAGMKILSSQAMVDGDRIAALGYCFGGGVVLQMARERLPLTAVISYHGSLSTSQPVKGTEEMPKVLVFHGSDDPLVSEEDLEKFKQEMKAAQADYDVVEFPGVKHAFTNPDATELGEKFSLPLEYNKKADQASWERSLMFLKNVFTQTKQKTVKAKVVNENQKAEPKEEKKEL, from the coding sequence ATGCATATGAGACAAGTTACTATTTTATCTACGCTTTTTGTTTTGAGTCTTTTTTTTATTCCTCTATCTTCAGCCATGACCAATAAGTCGGTGACCAAAGAAAAAGACATAGAGACAGAGAAAATTAAATATTCATGGGATGATCAAGAATTTCATGGCTATTTGGCCAAGCCTAAAAAATTAAAAAAGCATACACCCGCGATATTGATTGTGCACGAGTGGTGGGGGCACAATGCCTACGCTCAAAAAAGAGCGGAAATGTTGGCAGAGGAAGGCTATATTGCTTTGGCTATTGATATGTATGGTAATGGAGAAAAAGCTCAGCACCCGTCTGAAGCAGGCAAAATGGCATCGCGCGTGAGTGGAAATATTGATTTAATGAAAAAAAGATTTCATGCAGGTATGAAAATTTTATCATCACAAGCGATGGTTGATGGTGATCGTATTGCTGCTCTGGGGTACTGCTTTGGCGGTGGAGTTGTTTTGCAAATGGCGCGAGAACGTTTACCGTTAACTGCAGTTATCAGCTATCACGGCAGTCTTTCTACAAGCCAGCCTGTAAAAGGTACAGAAGAAATGCCTAAGGTTTTAGTTTTTCATGGCAGTGACGATCCATTGGTTAGTGAGGAAGATCTAGAGAAATTTAAACAAGAAATGAAGGCTGCACAAGCAGACTATGATGTAGTTGAGTTTCCTGGAGTTAAACATGCTTTTACCAACCCTGATGCAACGGAATTAGGTGAGAAATTTTCTCTGCCTCTAGAGTATAACAAAAAAGCAGATCAAGCGTCATGGGAACGAAGTTTGATGTTTCTTAAGAACGTTTTTACCCAGACCAAACAAAAAACAGTTAAAGCAAAAGTAGTTAATGAAAACCAAAAAGCCGAACCCAAAGAAGAAAAAAAAGAGCTGTAA
- a CDS encoding ion channel, which produces MHKKSKKTRSRLVFEKGRVLSHRPKLNFQKTQSQFLRDPYFYLLDSGWSSYFIFFVMAFVLVNALFAGLYCYSSAQISALDKNSFLQGFFFSVQTFSTVGYGMMSPQNAVANTLVSIQIMVGVLYTAGFTGLFFAKLSKPKVKIMFSKNMLIHKQNGQDVLMFRVANQRANAIVMAEMTVNALIDEISQEGEHSRTIKNLKLQRKKTSLFALSWSVYHVINDDSPLHDFRENKDEHPMIALSVMLTGYDGTQSQTIYKNHVYYPEDIKFDAYFEDIVEVNDMEELSIRYENFHQIKNKG; this is translated from the coding sequence ATGCACAAAAAAAGTAAAAAGACTCGTTCTCGTCTGGTTTTTGAAAAAGGAAGAGTCTTATCACATAGGCCCAAGCTTAATTTTCAAAAAACCCAATCCCAATTTTTACGGGATCCTTATTTTTATTTGTTGGATTCAGGCTGGTCAAGTTACTTCATTTTTTTTGTAATGGCTTTTGTTTTAGTTAATGCTTTATTTGCAGGTCTTTACTGTTACAGCTCTGCTCAAATTTCAGCTTTAGATAAAAATAGTTTTCTGCAGGGCTTTTTTTTTAGTGTACAAACTTTTTCTACAGTGGGTTATGGCATGATGTCACCACAAAATGCAGTAGCCAACACACTGGTATCCATACAAATTATGGTAGGGGTTCTATATACAGCTGGTTTTACAGGTTTGTTTTTTGCTAAACTCTCCAAACCTAAAGTCAAAATTATGTTCAGTAAAAATATGTTAATCCATAAACAAAATGGTCAAGATGTTTTAATGTTTAGAGTCGCCAACCAAAGAGCCAATGCTATTGTTATGGCAGAAATGACGGTGAATGCTTTAATTGATGAGATCAGCCAAGAAGGAGAGCATAGTAGAACCATTAAAAATCTAAAACTACAAAGAAAAAAAACATCTCTATTTGCGCTGTCTTGGAGCGTTTATCATGTTATTAATGATGATAGTCCTTTGCATGATTTTAGAGAAAACAAAGATGAACATCCGATGATTGCTTTATCTGTTATGTTAACCGGTTATGATGGAACCCAATCACAAACCATTTATAAAAACCATGTTTATTATCCTGAAGATATAAAATTTGATGCTTATTTTGAGGATATTGTTGAAGTGAATGATATGGAAGAGCTGAGTATTAGATACGAAAACTTTCATCAAATAAAAAACAAGGGCTAA
- a CDS encoding DUF4397 domain-containing protein, with translation MRYFSLFNLWILLFFASSCSQSNSPYKLRTFHTSPDLGAFKLTVDDKEHAEQLSYAEVTPYKAVNKKILDYKAYNEQEELLFAISHTFSQKGDYTLVVSGYSNDLDFIIIDDEKPEINSNQTAMRFWNGVLSSSAYDIYVTLPGSGLNEATIDFLNFDYATASTYLKLTSGSYQVRITEPGSTSNLVANEIMSFSAGKVYTIALIEKAGGGTPYELVVLEDNSLF, from the coding sequence ATGCGTTATTTTAGTTTGTTTAACTTATGGATTCTTTTATTTTTTGCGAGTTCGTGCAGTCAAAGTAACAGTCCCTACAAGCTAAGAACTTTTCATACCAGCCCAGATTTAGGGGCGTTTAAATTAACAGTAGATGATAAAGAGCATGCTGAACAACTTAGTTACGCTGAAGTAACACCATATAAAGCAGTTAATAAAAAAATTCTTGATTATAAAGCTTACAATGAACAAGAAGAGCTTCTTTTTGCTATATCGCATACCTTTAGTCAGAAGGGGGACTATACATTAGTTGTTTCAGGTTACAGTAATGATTTAGACTTTATTATTATTGATGATGAAAAGCCTGAAATTAATAGCAATCAAACGGCTATGCGCTTTTGGAATGGGGTATTATCTAGCTCTGCTTATGATATATATGTTACTTTGCCTGGATCTGGTTTAAATGAAGCGACGATAGATTTTTTGAACTTTGATTATGCAACGGCTTCAACATATTTGAAATTAACATCGGGTAGCTATCAAGTAAGAATCACGGAACCGGGAAGTACTAGCAACCTTGTAGCCAATGAAATTATGAGTTTTTCTGCTGGTAAGGTTTATACGATAGCCTTAATTGAAAAAGCAGGAGGTGGGACTCCTTATGAGCTTGTAGTGTTGGAAGACAATAGTTTATTTTAA
- the typA gene encoding translational GTPase TypA, giving the protein MNFRNVCIIAHVDHGKTTLVDFLLKQAGTFAEHQSVDERVMDSMDLERERGITILAKNTSITVGDIKVNIVDTPGHADFGGEVERIMNMVDGAILLVDAAEGPLPQTRFVLQKALAKGHKIALVINKVDRNECRHSNRISEVVDEVLELFMELEATDEQLDFPIIYACGREGWCTNDKDEIEDLVAGNKTADLKPLFELILDDFPAPKIVADQDFQMLISNLAYSDYVGSLAIGKINSGTIQKGQKIVRHGLKNHQEPLQENFTVTKLFTYQGLKQVDVDQLHAGDIGIVAGTDKFEIGDTLAANADIAALERINVEKPTLSMIFSINNSPFSGQDGEAIQSRKLRERLLREVRQNVALRFEETESSDQFRVLARGELQLAILIEQMRREGLEFLVGKPLVLTQQDENGKTLEPYEIAVLDVPEESVGDLSQLFQNRGGVLSKYEANANTQDTSQQRVRLEFTIPTKGLLGTRSKFLSITKGQGLMSSQLDGYKENTKSFLHRSQGALIADRTGDSTEYALLGLEDRGIFFIDPGTKVYEGMIVGQFNKDTDLNINVCREKKLTNFRAANADVLVTLAGTKKMSLEDSIEWIDDDEWIEITPSTIRMRKKILAANMRSVKRK; this is encoded by the coding sequence ATGAATTTTAGAAACGTTTGTATCATTGCCCACGTTGACCACGGCAAAACCACTTTGGTTGACTTTTTATTAAAACAAGCAGGAACTTTTGCTGAACATCAAAGTGTAGATGAACGTGTTATGGACTCCATGGACCTTGAGCGCGAGCGCGGGATCACTATTTTAGCCAAAAACACATCAATCACTGTTGGTGATATTAAAGTCAACATTGTAGACACGCCTGGACACGCTGACTTTGGCGGTGAAGTTGAACGTATCATGAATATGGTTGATGGTGCCATTCTTTTGGTTGATGCCGCAGAGGGGCCACTGCCTCAAACTCGCTTTGTTCTCCAAAAAGCTTTGGCTAAAGGTCATAAAATTGCTCTGGTTATTAATAAGGTTGATCGGAACGAGTGTAGGCATTCTAACCGAATCTCAGAAGTGGTTGATGAAGTCTTAGAGTTATTTATGGAGCTTGAAGCGACAGATGAACAACTAGATTTCCCAATTATTTATGCTTGTGGTCGTGAAGGCTGGTGTACAAATGATAAAGATGAAATTGAAGATTTGGTTGCAGGCAATAAAACCGCTGACTTAAAGCCTCTGTTTGAGCTGATTCTTGATGACTTTCCAGCTCCAAAAATTGTTGCTGACCAAGATTTTCAAATGCTAATTTCAAACCTGGCTTACTCTGACTACGTTGGTAGCTTAGCTATTGGTAAAATCAATTCCGGCACTATCCAAAAAGGACAAAAAATTGTTCGCCATGGACTGAAAAATCATCAAGAGCCTCTGCAAGAAAACTTTACCGTTACCAAACTTTTTACTTATCAAGGTCTAAAGCAAGTTGATGTTGATCAGTTGCATGCTGGAGATATTGGTATTGTGGCTGGGACTGACAAGTTTGAAATTGGTGATACACTTGCTGCTAACGCAGATATTGCTGCTCTTGAACGTATCAATGTTGAAAAGCCTACCTTATCGATGATTTTCTCTATCAATAACTCGCCATTTTCCGGTCAAGATGGTGAAGCTATCCAGTCCAGAAAATTACGCGAACGCTTACTGCGAGAAGTCAGACAAAACGTTGCTTTACGCTTTGAAGAAACAGAAAGCTCTGACCAATTTAGAGTTTTAGCGCGCGGTGAATTGCAGTTGGCTATTTTAATTGAACAAATGCGCCGTGAAGGGCTTGAGTTTTTAGTGGGAAAACCTTTGGTTTTAACGCAACAAGATGAAAATGGCAAAACATTGGAGCCCTATGAAATTGCAGTTCTGGATGTTCCTGAAGAGTCTGTGGGTGACCTTTCTCAATTGTTTCAAAACCGTGGTGGCGTTTTGAGTAAATATGAAGCCAATGCCAACACGCAAGACACATCTCAACAGCGAGTTCGCCTTGAATTTACTATCCCAACCAAAGGTCTTTTAGGAACGCGTTCCAAGTTTTTATCCATCACCAAAGGTCAAGGCTTGATGAGTTCTCAATTGGACGGATATAAAGAAAATACCAAATCTTTTTTACATAGGAGTCAAGGTGCTTTGATTGCTGACAGAACGGGAGACTCTACAGAGTATGCTTTATTAGGGCTAGAAGACAGAGGAATATTTTTTATTGATCCAGGCACCAAAGTTTATGAAGGCATGATTGTGGGGCAATTTAACAAAGACACTGATCTCAATATTAATGTTTGTCGCGAAAAAAAACTGACCAACTTTAGAGCTGCCAATGCTGATGTGTTAGTGACTTTAGCAGGAACAAAAAAAATGAGCCTTGAAGACAGCATTGAGTGGATTGATGATGACGAATGGATTGAAATCACACCCAGCACCATTAGAATGCGTAAAAAGATTCTCGCTGCTAATATGCGAAGTGTTAAACGTAAATAG